A stretch of the Crocinitomicaceae bacterium genome encodes the following:
- a CDS encoding rhodanese-like domain-containing protein, with translation MHIEEISPEQAIAAIENGSVFVDVREDYEIDEMAYDVKNKLEIPLGDIQKRIAEFPKDKNIVIACRSGKRSLQACTYLKMNGYTNIQNLSGGIIGWSEAGFPVK, from the coding sequence ATGCATATTGAAGAAATAAGTCCTGAGCAAGCCATTGCAGCTATTGAGAATGGTAGTGTTTTTGTTGATGTACGAGAAGATTATGAAATTGATGAGATGGCCTACGACGTGAAAAATAAATTAGAAATTCCACTGGGTGATATTCAGAAAAGAATAGCAGAATTTCCAAAAGATAAAAATATTGTGATAGCATGCAGATCAGGAAAGCGCAGTTTGCAAGCCTGCACTTATTTAAAGATGAATGGCTATACAAATATCCAAAATCTAAGTGGTGGAATTATTGGTTGGAGTGAGGCGGGGTTTCCGGTGAAGTGA
- a CDS encoding DUF3098 domain-containing protein has protein sequence MAAKEKFVFGKNNIYIILAGIAVTLLGFVLMIGGGSEDPNVFNADELFSSVRITIAPFLVIAGYAVVIYGIMKKPNVQV, from the coding sequence ATGGCAGCAAAAGAAAAATTTGTTTTCGGAAAAAATAATATCTACATCATACTTGCCGGTATAGCAGTTACATTACTTGGTTTTGTGCTAATGATTGGCGGCGGTTCTGAAGATCCGAATGTATTTAATGCAGACGAATTATTCTCATCAGTGCGTATTACCATTGCTCCGTTTTTGGTTATTGCAGGGTATGCAGTGGTGATTTACGGCATCATGAAAAAACCGAACGTACAGGTTTAA
- the truB gene encoding tRNA pseudouridine(55) synthase TruB, whose amino-acid sequence MDFVAGEILLIDKPLTWTSFQAVNKIRHHLKRKTGVKNIKVGHAGTLDPLATGLLIICTGKKTKEIDSLMGLDKTYSGTIRVGATTPSFDLETEIDQTFELNHLTEEMLVEAARKLTGEYDQMPPIFSAKRVDGKRAYDLARAGKDVILKPKKILVSEFLITGIALPDIHFKITCSKGTYIRSIANDFGLILKCGGHLTALRRTAIGNFQVAHAVTPEIFVDSLTENSD is encoded by the coding sequence ATGGATTTTGTTGCCGGTGAAATTTTACTCATTGATAAGCCACTTACCTGGACATCATTTCAGGCAGTGAATAAAATCAGACATCACTTGAAACGAAAAACCGGAGTAAAAAACATCAAGGTTGGACACGCCGGAACACTTGACCCGCTTGCCACAGGGTTACTCATCATCTGCACCGGAAAAAAAACAAAAGAAATTGATTCACTCATGGGTTTGGACAAAACTTATTCCGGTACCATTCGGGTTGGAGCAACTACTCCTTCTTTTGATCTTGAAACTGAAATTGATCAAACTTTTGAACTGAATCACCTCACTGAAGAAATGTTGGTTGAAGCAGCACGCAAGTTAACCGGTGAATATGATCAAATGCCTCCCATTTTTAGCGCCAAACGAGTGGATGGAAAACGAGCGTATGACTTGGCTCGTGCAGGGAAAGATGTCATATTAAAACCAAAAAAAATTCTGGTTTCTGAGTTCTTAATTACCGGCATTGCGTTGCCTGATATTCATTTTAAAATCACATGTTCAAAAGGCACCTATATCAGAAGTATTGCAAACGATTTTGGTTTGATTCTGAAATGCGGCGGACATCTCACGGCATTGCGCCGCACGGCAATTGGAAATTTTCAAGTTGCACATGCTGTCACCCCTGAAATTTTTGTTGATTCATTAACAGAAAACTCTGACTAG
- a CDS encoding YceI family protein encodes MKKEILLGIAAFSMLIASCGGGKSEDTTGADTTKKDTTPAVVENVYSVDTAASLVSWKSYGKLNDTTNYHLGSLKLESGSITTTDSAGTANVTAGELVFNMASVTESKGEMKLVDHLKSAEFFDIAQFATSTFTFESFDGTTATGSLSLTGKTVAVNAPAVITITPESVNVEVSMFLVDFLAMEMPFFVEDAKQKPAKQHNPKVEVTATIVAVKL; translated from the coding sequence ATGAAAAAAGAAATCTTATTGGGAATCGCTGCATTCTCTATGTTAATCGCTTCTTGTGGTGGTGGTAAATCTGAAGATACAACAGGTGCTGACACTACTAAAAAAGATACAACTCCTGCAGTTGTTGAAAATGTTTACTCTGTTGATACTGCTGCCTCTTTGGTTAGCTGGAAATCTTATGGTAAACTGAATGATACTACAAACTACCACCTTGGATCTTTGAAACTTGAGTCTGGTTCTATCACTACTACAGATTCAGCCGGAACTGCAAACGTAACTGCCGGTGAATTGGTTTTCAACATGGCTTCAGTTACTGAAAGCAAAGGTGAAATGAAATTGGTTGATCACCTTAAATCTGCTGAGTTTTTTGATATCGCTCAATTTGCAACAAGCACTTTTACTTTTGAATCATTTGATGGTACAACTGCAACAGGTTCTCTTTCATTAACTGGTAAAACAGTTGCTGTTAACGCTCCTGCTGTGATCACTATCACTCCTGAAAGCGTAAACGTTGAGGTTTCAATGTTCCTTGTTGATTTCCTTGCAATGGAAATGCCTTTCTTTGTTGAAGATGCAAAACAAAAACCCGCAAAACAACACAACCCTAAAGTAGAAGTTACTGCTACTATCGTTGCTGTAAAATTATAA
- a CDS encoding gliding motility-associated C-terminal domain-containing protein, with amino-acid sequence MSYKSILTLIFAAGISTAQAQNALCEDMEPICTDVGLTFTAGTGGVNAVSAFPTNNYGCMWTGPNPSWYYLEVGIAGNIDMTLTAGSDIDFVCWGPFASYADAVNNCGNLGNAPGSDVVIDCGISPSATEFINIPSAVVGQVYVILIANFASIVQDLTLVQSGGTGGTNCNIVTPDPCVSNPGTYVIEKNGSLTAAPVYLCEGEDFEIISNGDYILPNDTLPLPIGDGIYSAQLMWLVYDAAPTSADPATDPGFLNMIIPGDVLSDINNGTSPVISGLGCGTYWFVPIAGDDGVGGNNNVANGVNDNGGLHWDKNNNDCFVLGDAVQVTYACAIQTTAVINCNPPAVVNGMDIQISGGSGNYSIVNQGDGNLVSTSVPNGGTATITDFENGDTYEIDITDAQGCTASISGNFLAPVIQNITVTPALTCPLGGNGDVDVTVNGTSGNGAPYTIIMAGDPPTTGTTDSYSDIAGTLVNIIVADQEGCITDSAVTITSTGHYIDVQIVAQTDEACYGDGNGSAQISATPTPSGSVVTIVWNGPSGQILSGNWTNNTQNGLEPGNWSVTITDDSGCEVTIPIVIGAPQELDVYVTNQNEPVCYGFSDGSITVSSTGGVSPVTYSWNPANSSNTFNNLSAGTYWAFVTDDNGCKDSIQIDLGQPDSLYGHFTVKDILCYGDSTGGIIVDSVSNAVGNVSYFWNLAGVIPNPPSTSNLASGLPIGTYVLTIQDELCYNQYEFTLTQNPEIVFAEFGSHPAFCRMFSYQSGNGVVYASASGGVPDYEYEWVNLSTGANTNATTWGGLNPATYQMTVTDDVGCTLVETIQLDSVNPIANFNVLSADASLDIPSLSGTAIVCTEFENTSQYFANEYDPLADTTFFWEMGYNLPWQISHDVNEVFDTCYYAEGQYEVCLVALNKNGCSDTTCKVLTIYDYPTLVAPNVFTPGNDAANPLFTFENRQTAIVEFECTVFDRWGKEMFQFTSITDAWDGTTKNGKPATDGVYFFIYHGVASNGTEFEGQGTVHLVRN; translated from the coding sequence ATGAGCTATAAAAGCATTCTGACCCTAATTTTTGCTGCTGGTATCAGCACCGCACAGGCACAAAACGCGCTTTGTGAAGATATGGAGCCTATTTGTACTGACGTGGGTTTAACTTTTACCGCAGGCACAGGTGGTGTAAATGCAGTATCAGCATTTCCAACCAACAATTATGGGTGTATGTGGACAGGCCCTAACCCATCATGGTACTATCTTGAAGTGGGTATTGCAGGTAATATTGATATGACATTGACGGCAGGCTCAGATATTGATTTTGTTTGCTGGGGTCCTTTTGCCAGTTATGCTGATGCGGTGAATAATTGCGGTAACCTCGGTAATGCGCCGGGTTCAGATGTGGTAATTGATTGCGGAATATCTCCGTCAGCTACAGAATTTATCAATATTCCAAGTGCAGTAGTTGGACAAGTATATGTTATTTTAATTGCCAACTTTGCCAGTATTGTTCAAGACCTCACATTAGTTCAGTCAGGAGGTACCGGTGGAACCAACTGTAATATAGTTACTCCTGATCCTTGCGTTTCTAACCCCGGAACTTACGTCATAGAAAAAAATGGATCACTCACCGCTGCTCCGGTTTACTTGTGTGAAGGAGAAGATTTTGAAATAATCAGCAACGGTGATTATATTTTGCCTAATGACACCTTACCCTTGCCAATTGGTGATGGTATTTATTCTGCCCAACTCATGTGGCTTGTATATGATGCAGCACCAACCAGCGCTGACCCTGCAACTGATCCCGGATTTTTAAATATGATCATTCCAGGTGATGTTTTGTCTGATATCAATAATGGAACTAGTCCGGTTATTTCAGGTTTAGGTTGCGGAACCTACTGGTTTGTTCCCATTGCAGGTGATGATGGTGTTGGAGGAAATAATAACGTAGCCAACGGAGTAAATGATAACGGTGGTTTACATTGGGATAAAAATAACAATGACTGTTTTGTATTAGGAGATGCTGTGCAGGTTACGTATGCTTGTGCGATTCAAACAACGGCAGTTATTAATTGTAATCCGCCTGCGGTGGTGAACGGCATGGATATTCAAATTTCAGGCGGATCAGGTAACTATTCTATCGTGAATCAAGGTGATGGAAATTTAGTTTCAACCTCAGTACCAAACGGAGGTACCGCAACCATCACAGATTTTGAAAATGGTGACACGTATGAGATTGATATAACCGATGCGCAAGGATGTACCGCAAGCATTAGTGGAAATTTTCTTGCACCGGTTATTCAGAATATTACGGTAACACCGGCACTTACTTGTCCGTTGGGTGGTAACGGTGACGTAGATGTAACTGTGAACGGCACATCAGGAAATGGAGCACCCTACACAATTATTATGGCCGGTGATCCGCCAACAACAGGAACAACCGATTCATATTCTGATATTGCAGGAACATTGGTAAACATCATTGTTGCAGATCAAGAGGGATGCATTACGGATAGTGCAGTTACCATCACATCTACCGGTCACTATATAGATGTACAAATTGTAGCACAAACTGATGAGGCTTGCTACGGTGATGGCAATGGCAGCGCACAAATTTCTGCAACACCAACGCCAAGTGGCAGTGTTGTGACCATTGTTTGGAACGGCCCTTCAGGACAAATTCTTTCAGGCAACTGGACAAATAACACGCAAAACGGTCTTGAGCCCGGAAACTGGAGCGTAACTATTACAGATGATTCAGGATGTGAGGTGACCATTCCAATTGTTATTGGGGCACCACAAGAATTAGACGTTTATGTTACCAATCAAAATGAACCGGTTTGTTATGGTTTCAGTGACGGATCAATTACTGTATCTTCAACCGGAGGAGTAAGTCCGGTAACGTATTCATGGAATCCGGCAAACTCAAGTAATACTTTTAATAATTTGTCAGCCGGAACCTATTGGGCATTTGTGACTGATGACAATGGTTGCAAAGATTCTATTCAGATTGATTTAGGACAGCCTGATTCTCTATACGGACACTTTACCGTCAAAGACATTCTTTGTTATGGTGACAGCACCGGCGGAATTATTGTTGACAGCGTTTCAAATGCAGTGGGTAATGTAAGTTATTTCTGGAACCTTGCAGGTGTTATTCCAAATCCTCCTTCAACTTCAAATCTAGCAAGCGGATTGCCCATAGGAACTTACGTGCTTACTATACAAGACGAATTATGCTACAACCAATATGAATTTACCTTGACACAAAATCCTGAAATCGTGTTTGCAGAATTTGGTTCACACCCTGCTTTTTGTCGCATGTTCTCATATCAATCAGGTAATGGTGTTGTGTACGCATCAGCAAGTGGTGGTGTGCCTGATTATGAATATGAATGGGTGAATTTATCAACCGGAGCAAATACAAATGCTACAACATGGGGAGGCTTGAATCCGGCTACATATCAAATGACGGTGACTGATGATGTAGGTTGTACTTTAGTTGAAACTATTCAGCTAGATTCAGTTAATCCAATTGCCAATTTCAATGTATTATCTGCTGATGCATCATTAGATATTCCTTCACTTTCAGGAACTGCAATTGTATGTACTGAATTTGAAAATACATCACAATATTTTGCTAATGAATATGATCCTTTGGCTGATACCACCTTCTTCTGGGAAATGGGGTATAACTTACCTTGGCAAATTAGCCATGATGTAAATGAAGTATTTGATACATGTTATTATGCTGAAGGGCAATATGAAGTTTGTTTGGTTGCATTAAATAAAAACGGATGTTCAGATACAACCTGCAAGGTGTTGACAATTTATGATTACCCAACTTTGGTTGCACCTAACGTGTTCACACCGGGCAATGATGCAGCTAACCCTTTATTCACTTTTGAAAATCGTCAAACTGCAATTGTTGAATTTGAGTGTACAGTATTTGACCGTTGGGGTAAAGAGATGTTCCAGTTCACTAGTATCACTGATGCATGGGACGGCACCACCAAAAACGGAAAACCGGCAACTGATGGTGTCTACTTTTTCATTTATCACGGAGTAGCATCAAACGGTACTGAGTTTGAAGGGCAGGGCACGGTGCATTTGGTAAGAAATTAA
- a CDS encoding undecaprenyl-diphosphate phosphatase produces the protein MDFFAAILLAIIEGLTEFLPVSSTGHMIIASTFMGIADDDFTKLFTVAIQFGAILSVVVLYFKKFFQSMSFYYKLFVAFIPTGIIGLLLKDTIDGLLDNVTVVAISLLVGGVFLIFIDKWFAKNETEGKGEVTFISAFFIGLIQCLAMVPGVSRSAATIVGGLSQKLTRKAAAEFSFFLAVPTMFAATVKTMWDEKDMLIESTNNEIWILIVGNIVAFVVAFVAIKSFIGYLTKNGFRVFGYYRIVVGIILLSLIWGGYNLQII, from the coding sequence ATGGATTTTTTCGCAGCAATTTTACTGGCCATCATTGAAGGCCTCACTGAATTTTTACCCGTTTCTTCCACCGGACACATGATCATCGCATCAACCTTTATGGGTATTGCAGATGATGATTTTACAAAACTTTTTACAGTTGCCATTCAGTTTGGCGCTATTCTATCTGTGGTAGTTTTATACTTCAAAAAGTTTTTTCAATCCATGTCATTCTACTACAAACTTTTTGTTGCATTTATTCCAACCGGAATTATAGGTTTATTATTAAAAGATACCATTGATGGCTTGCTTGACAATGTTACAGTGGTTGCCATTTCTTTATTAGTGGGTGGTGTTTTTCTCATTTTCATTGACAAATGGTTTGCAAAAAATGAAACCGAAGGAAAAGGTGAAGTAACTTTTATTTCAGCTTTTTTTATTGGGCTGATACAGTGCCTTGCTATGGTGCCCGGCGTTTCAAGATCAGCCGCCACTATTGTTGGAGGACTTTCACAAAAACTTACCAGAAAAGCGGCTGCCGAATTTTCATTTTTTCTTGCCGTACCTACCATGTTTGCAGCAACAGTAAAAACTATGTGGGATGAAAAAGATATGCTCATTGAATCAACCAATAATGAAATATGGATCTTGATAGTAGGTAACATAGTTGCTTTTGTTGTTGCATTTGTTGCCATCAAATCATTTATCGGATATCTCACTAAAAATGGTTTTCGCGTTTTTGGATATTATCGCATTGTTGTTGGAATCATTTTGCTTTCCCTTATTTGGGGTGGATATAATCTTCAAATCATCTGA